TCAAACGATCGACTAACGGTTATTTCCAAAAAAGCCACGCAAGGTGTGCGTGAGGTTGCAGACCTGATTACTCAGTTTTAATGTCGCCAGAAGATCTACATCAGCAGCTCAAAGCACTCAAGGCGTACAAAAAAGAGCGGGTGCGACTGGGTAAAGCAGCCGTTGAAGGAAATCTGCTACCCGATCTGATTAAATTGTGTAAGGCATCGAGTAAAGTGTCGCACCAAGCTTGCTGGTGTCTAGAGCAATCGTTTTTGCTTTTTGAAAAAGATTGCTATCCACACCTGTGTGATATTGCTAGACTATACGAGCAACCTATTGACAGCTCAGGAATGCGATCCCTCACTAAGATTGCCAGTATTTGTTGCAAAAAGTTTTACAGCCCACGACCAAATCAGATCAAATCATTTCTTAACGAGCGAGATCGAGCTGCCATGGTAGAAGGATGTTTCAGGACTTT
This genomic interval from Nonlabens spongiae contains the following:
- a CDS encoding adenylosuccinate lyase, with amino-acid sequence MSPEDLHQQLKALKAYKKERVRLGKAAVEGNLLPDLIKLCKASSKVSHQACWCLEQSFLLFEKDCYPHLCDIARLYEQPIDSSGMRSLTKIASICCKKFYSPRPNQIKSFLNERDRAAMVEGCFRTLLEHEGKTANQAFATRALFELGKEFEWVHEALLEQIERIMSQNPQSGYRAVAKEVSQKIQQLKNR